From a single Nocardioides panacis genomic region:
- a CDS encoding right-handed parallel beta-helix repeat-containing protein gives MLIDAGTYVGDVATWTQDDLSLRGVGGRARLQAGGTSAQGKAIWVIAGDRTTIDRLEFSGATVPDGNGAGIRQEGAGLTVTRSWFHDNENGILAGANAGSDVVIRRSRLFRNGAGDGSTHNLYIGAVRSLTVTGSYLWGADVGHELKSRAARNTIFGNRISDRDATASYSVDLPNGGSSLVAGNVIIQGPHSENSTLVSYGAEGFTHDSRGLWVINNTFVNRRATGTFVGLAKGSRAHLRNNLLVGPGALSDLAGVESRANRRVGGRGFVDPVADDFRLRAGSPAIDRGVWVPRPWRATWQYAHPTNQVRRPVAGRVDLGAYERR, from the coding sequence GTGCTGATCGACGCCGGCACCTACGTCGGCGACGTCGCCACCTGGACCCAGGACGACCTGTCCCTGCGCGGCGTCGGTGGGCGGGCGCGGTTGCAGGCTGGCGGGACGAGTGCACAGGGGAAGGCCATCTGGGTCATCGCGGGCGATCGCACGACGATTGATCGCCTCGAGTTCAGCGGTGCGACCGTGCCCGACGGCAACGGCGCGGGCATCCGCCAGGAGGGCGCCGGGCTCACGGTGACCCGCAGCTGGTTCCACGACAACGAGAACGGCATCCTCGCCGGCGCCAACGCCGGCAGCGACGTCGTGATCCGGCGCTCCCGGCTGTTCCGCAACGGCGCCGGGGACGGCTCCACCCACAACCTCTACATCGGCGCCGTACGCTCGCTCACCGTCACCGGCAGCTACCTGTGGGGTGCCGACGTCGGCCACGAGCTGAAGTCCCGTGCGGCCAGGAACACGATCTTCGGCAACCGGATCTCCGACCGCGACGCCACCGCCAGCTACTCCGTCGACCTGCCCAACGGTGGCAGCTCGCTGGTCGCCGGCAACGTCATCATCCAGGGGCCGCACTCGGAGAACTCGACCTTGGTCTCCTACGGCGCCGAGGGCTTCACCCACGACTCGCGGGGACTGTGGGTCATCAACAACACCTTCGTGAACCGCCGAGCCACCGGCACCTTCGTCGGTCTCGCCAAGGGCAGCCGCGCCCACCTCCGCAACAACCTGCTGGTCGGGCCCGGCGCCCTGAGCGACCTGGCCGGCGTCGAGTCGAGGGCCAACCGCCGGGTCGGTGGCCGGGGCTTCGTCGATCCCGTCGCTGACGACTTCCGGCTCAGGGCCGGCTCGCCCGCGATCGACCGGGGCGTGTGGGTGCCGAGACCGTGGCGGGCAACGTGGCAGTACGCCCACCCGACCAACCAGGTACGGCGCCCCGTCGCGGGCCGCGTCGACCTGGGCGCCTACGAGCGACGCTGA
- a CDS encoding Na+/H+ antiporter, with protein MLGLEMVVLLGVALVACGALARRYPIAPAILLVLVGVLVGFVPHLRQAQLPPEVVLLVFLPALLYWESLTTSLREIRNNLRVVVLTSTALVVVTAAAVAAAAHGLGLQWGPAWVLGAALAPTDATAVGVLARDLPRRTVTVLRAESLVNDGTALVLYGLAVGVTVGEQHLTGWHVTWLLVLAYGGGVLAGALTGLLSWQLRSRMDDPMLEGIAMLVTPFAAFLLAVEIHGSGVLAVVACGLFMSQVAPRVTGAVTRQIVIPFWALSTTVLSSALFVLVGLSAQSAFRGLDSTSTRRALVDVVAVTAVVIGVRWVWLYTTPYLIRLLDRRPSQRLRRVPARQRTVSAVAGFRGAVSLAAVLAVPHTLDSGAPFPDRDLIVLITCGVILLTLLQALLLPAVVRFARLPVDTSVAEELQFAEEYTLDAAIEALDTTAHELGSDQMVVERVRHELEKQRKLLAAGGAEDDPVVQHHDQYTSLSLALIGRRREALLELRDEQRIDDIVLRQVQARLDIEEVRFLRANPLE; from the coding sequence GTGCTCGGACTCGAGATGGTCGTCCTGCTCGGGGTCGCCCTGGTCGCGTGCGGCGCGCTCGCGCGCCGCTACCCGATCGCGCCGGCCATCCTGCTGGTGCTGGTCGGGGTGCTGGTCGGGTTCGTGCCGCACCTGCGGCAGGCGCAGCTGCCGCCCGAGGTGGTGCTGCTCGTGTTCCTGCCGGCCCTGCTGTACTGGGAGAGCCTGACGACCTCGTTGCGGGAGATCCGCAACAACCTGCGGGTCGTGGTGCTGACCAGCACCGCGCTGGTGGTCGTCACCGCCGCCGCGGTCGCCGCCGCCGCGCACGGGCTCGGCCTCCAGTGGGGGCCGGCGTGGGTCCTCGGCGCCGCGCTGGCACCGACCGACGCGACCGCGGTCGGCGTCCTGGCCCGCGACCTGCCGCGCCGCACGGTGACCGTGCTCCGCGCGGAGAGCCTCGTCAACGACGGCACCGCCCTGGTCCTCTACGGGTTGGCCGTGGGCGTCACGGTCGGCGAGCAGCACCTCACCGGCTGGCACGTCACCTGGCTGCTGGTGCTGGCGTACGGCGGAGGGGTGCTCGCGGGTGCGCTGACCGGGCTGCTCAGCTGGCAGCTGCGCAGCCGGATGGACGACCCCATGCTCGAGGGCATCGCGATGCTGGTGACGCCGTTCGCGGCGTTCCTGCTGGCGGTGGAGATTCACGGCTCCGGTGTGCTGGCCGTCGTGGCCTGCGGCCTGTTCATGAGCCAGGTGGCGCCCCGGGTCACCGGTGCGGTGACGCGGCAGATCGTCATCCCGTTCTGGGCGTTGTCCACCACGGTCCTCAGCAGCGCGCTGTTCGTGCTGGTCGGGCTCTCCGCCCAGTCCGCCTTCCGTGGGCTGGACAGCACCTCCACACGGCGTGCGCTCGTCGACGTCGTCGCCGTCACTGCGGTCGTGATCGGGGTGCGGTGGGTGTGGCTCTACACCACGCCGTACCTCATCCGCCTCCTCGATCGCCGTCCGTCCCAGCGGTTGCGTCGTGTCCCGGCGCGGCAGCGCACGGTGAGCGCGGTGGCCGGGTTCCGCGGCGCCGTCTCGCTCGCCGCGGTCCTCGCCGTCCCGCACACGCTGGACTCCGGTGCCCCGTTCCCCGACCGGGACCTGATCGTGCTGATCACCTGCGGGGTGATCCTGCTGACGCTGCTCCAGGCGCTGCTGCTGCCGGCCGTCGTGCGGTTCGCCCGGCTGCCGGTCGACACCTCGGTCGCCGAGGAGCTGCAGTTCGCCGAGGAGTACACCCTCGACGCAGCGATCGAGGCTCTCGACACCACGGCGCACGAGCTCGGCAGCGACCAGATGGTGGTCGAGCGGGTGCGGCACGAGCTGGAGAAGCAGCGCAAGCTGCTGGCGGCCGGCGGTGCGGAGGACGACCCGGTCGTCCAGCACCACGATCAGTACACGAGCCTCTCCCTCGCCCTCATCGGCCGGCGGCGCGAGGCGCTGCTCGAGCTGCGCGACGAGCAGCGCATCGACGACATCGTGCTGCGACAGGTGCAGGCTCGCCTCGACATCGAGGAGGTGCGCTTCCTGCGCGCGAACCCCCTCGAGTGA
- a CDS encoding S-adenosylmethionine:tRNA ribosyltransferase-isomerase has translation MSTAAAFRLPAAGEATTPPEARGLARDEVRMLVAAPDLLAHRRVLDLPDVLHPGDLLVVNTSATLPAAVGPVHVSTQLDDGDWVVEVRRPGNDGPAGTTPGAVLRLPGGVDLHVRGSHPAGQARLWRATPRPATDRGAYLAEHGRPVTYPYVDGDWPLESRQNVYATVPGSAEMPSAGRPLSERVLVALMARGVVIAPIVLHTGVSSQESHEPPQPEQYVVPEATARLVNGTREARRRVVAVGTTVVRALETVASREGAVHPAAGWTSLVLGPGRPARAVDGLLTGLHEAEASHLDLLRAVAGDRLVDRSYDVVTHGPRQYLWHEFGDTMLFLP, from the coding sequence GTGAGCACCGCCGCCGCGTTCCGGCTCCCCGCCGCGGGGGAGGCCACCACCCCGCCGGAGGCCCGGGGCCTCGCCCGCGACGAGGTCCGCATGCTCGTCGCCGCACCGGACCTGCTCGCGCACCGGCGGGTGCTCGACCTGCCCGACGTCCTGCACCCCGGCGACCTGCTCGTCGTGAACACCTCCGCGACCCTGCCGGCCGCGGTCGGACCGGTGCACGTCTCCACCCAGCTCGACGACGGCGACTGGGTCGTCGAGGTGCGGCGCCCGGGCAACGACGGCCCGGCCGGCACGACCCCCGGTGCGGTCCTGCGACTGCCCGGGGGCGTCGACCTGCACGTGCGGGGATCGCACCCCGCCGGGCAGGCCCGTCTCTGGCGGGCCACGCCGCGCCCGGCGACCGACCGGGGCGCCTACCTCGCCGAGCACGGCCGCCCGGTGACCTACCCCTACGTCGACGGGGACTGGCCGCTGGAGTCCCGGCAGAACGTGTACGCGACCGTCCCCGGCAGCGCGGAGATGCCGAGCGCCGGGCGGCCGCTGTCCGAGCGGGTGCTGGTGGCCCTGATGGCCCGCGGTGTCGTGATCGCCCCGATCGTGCTGCACACCGGCGTCTCCAGCCAGGAGTCGCACGAGCCGCCGCAGCCGGAGCAGTACGTCGTCCCCGAGGCCACGGCCCGGCTCGTCAACGGGACCCGCGAGGCCCGGCGCCGCGTCGTCGCCGTCGGCACCACCGTGGTCCGCGCGCTGGAGACCGTCGCGAGCCGGGAGGGGGCCGTGCACCCGGCGGCCGGCTGGACGTCCCTGGTCCTCGGGCCGGGACGTCCGGCGCGTGCGGTCGACGGCCTGCTCACCGGGTTGCACGAGGCCGAGGCCAGCCACCTCGACCTGCTGCGCGCGGTGGCCGGCGACCGCCTCGTCGACCGCTCCTACGACGTGGTGACGCACGGACCGCGGCAGTACCTCTGGCACGAGTTCGGCGACACCATGCTGTTCCTGCCCTAG
- a CDS encoding SDR family oxidoreductase, which produces MPVAVITGASRGLGAALAHALDRRGWDLVVDARDADALTTAIGSSSARAVPGDVVDPAHRRALADTAGALGGADLLVNNASTLGASPMPSLAELTPEVLSDTLLTNVVAPHALTRLLLPQLLAQRGTVLNITSDAAVEPYEGWGAYGASKAALDQLTRILAAEQPDLRVYAVDPGDMRTSMHQDAFPGEDISDRPEPATVVPHLLALVEGTLPSGRYRAADVAVEVTS; this is translated from the coding sequence ATGCCTGTAGCCGTCATCACCGGAGCCTCGCGCGGCCTCGGCGCCGCCCTCGCCCACGCCCTCGACCGCCGCGGCTGGGACCTCGTCGTCGACGCCCGCGACGCCGACGCCCTGACCACCGCCATCGGGTCGAGCTCCGCGCGCGCCGTACCCGGTGACGTCGTGGACCCGGCCCACCGCCGGGCCCTCGCGGACACCGCGGGCGCGCTGGGCGGCGCGGACCTGCTGGTCAACAACGCCAGCACCCTCGGCGCCAGCCCGATGCCGTCCCTGGCCGAGCTGACCCCTGAGGTCCTCTCCGACACCCTGCTCACCAACGTCGTCGCGCCGCACGCCCTCACCCGGCTGCTGCTTCCCCAGCTCCTCGCGCAGCGCGGCACCGTCCTCAACATCACCAGCGACGCGGCGGTAGAGCCCTACGAGGGCTGGGGGGCGTACGGCGCGAGCAAGGCCGCCCTGGACCAGCTGACCCGGATCCTCGCCGCGGAGCAGCCCGACCTGCGCGTCTACGCCGTCGACCCCGGAGACATGCGCACGTCGATGCACCAGGACGCCTTCCCGGGCGAGGACATCTCCGACCGGCCCGAGCCGGCGACGGTGGTTCCCCACCTGCTCGCGCTGGTCGAGGGCACCCTGCCGAGCGGCCGCTACCGCGCCGCGGACGTCGCGGTCGAGGTGACGTCGTGA
- a CDS encoding thiamine pyrophosphate-requiring protein, with protein sequence MTTTVADLMLTRLREWGVEQVFGYPGDGINGILGAFSRSGDQPRFIQARHEEMAAFEAVGYAKFSGRPGVCLATSGPGAIHLLNGLYDAKLDHVPVVAIVGQTNRSALGGSYQQEVDLLSLFKDVASDYVQMVTVPEQLPNVLDRAFRIAMTRRAPTAIIVPNDVQELEYQPPTHDFKMVPSSLGLTHPEVVPDDAAVRAAADLLNAGERVALLIGQGARGAAAEIARIADLLGAGVAKALLGKDVLSDELPFVTGAIGLLGTRPSYEMMRDCDTLLTIGSSFPYSQFLPEPGQARAVQIDVDGALIGMRYPYELNIVGDARRTLQALIPLLRRKEDRGWQEDIADNVARWWEVMDAEAHVVADPVNPMRIFSEFSAQAPEDSIIAADSGSSANWYARQVRMRGRMRGSLSGTLASMGPAVPYAIGAKFACPDRPAIAFEGDGAMQMNGLTELLTVARYWRTWQDPRLVVVVLHNGDLNQVTWELRAMGGTPEFVESQSLPEVSYADFAASIGLGALTVTDPEDLAQAWRTALTADRPYLIDVHCDADVPPIPPQADLEQMTNLARALIKGDASRWGVIKEGIRTKAQELLPHHDEG encoded by the coding sequence ATGACGACCACCGTTGCCGACCTGATGCTGACCCGTCTGCGTGAGTGGGGGGTGGAGCAGGTCTTCGGCTACCCCGGCGACGGGATCAACGGGATCCTCGGTGCGTTCTCCCGGTCGGGCGACCAGCCGCGCTTCATCCAGGCACGGCACGAGGAGATGGCCGCCTTCGAGGCGGTCGGCTACGCGAAGTTCTCCGGCCGGCCCGGTGTCTGCCTGGCCACGTCCGGGCCCGGTGCCATCCACCTCCTGAACGGCCTGTACGACGCCAAGCTCGACCACGTGCCGGTCGTCGCGATCGTCGGTCAGACCAACCGCAGCGCGCTCGGCGGCAGCTACCAGCAGGAGGTCGACCTGCTGAGTCTCTTCAAGGACGTCGCGAGCGACTACGTGCAGATGGTCACGGTCCCCGAGCAGCTCCCGAACGTGCTCGACCGTGCCTTCCGCATCGCGATGACACGCCGTGCGCCCACGGCGATCATCGTGCCGAACGACGTGCAGGAGCTCGAGTACCAACCGCCCACCCACGACTTCAAGATGGTGCCGTCCAGCCTGGGCCTGACCCACCCCGAAGTCGTCCCGGACGACGCCGCGGTCCGCGCGGCGGCCGACCTGCTCAACGCAGGCGAGCGGGTCGCCCTGCTGATCGGGCAGGGCGCACGTGGCGCCGCCGCCGAGATCGCCCGGATCGCCGACCTGCTGGGCGCCGGCGTGGCCAAGGCACTGCTCGGCAAGGACGTTCTGTCCGACGAGCTCCCGTTCGTCACCGGGGCGATCGGTCTGCTCGGTACGCGTCCGAGCTACGAGATGATGCGGGACTGCGACACGCTGCTCACGATCGGCTCCAGCTTCCCGTACTCGCAGTTCCTGCCCGAGCCGGGCCAGGCGCGAGCGGTGCAGATCGACGTCGACGGTGCGCTCATCGGGATGCGCTACCCCTACGAGCTCAACATCGTCGGGGACGCTCGGCGCACCCTTCAGGCCCTCATCCCCCTGCTGCGGCGCAAGGAGGACCGTGGCTGGCAGGAGGACATCGCGGACAACGTGGCCCGGTGGTGGGAGGTCATGGACGCCGAGGCCCACGTGGTCGCCGATCCCGTCAACCCGATGCGCATCTTCAGCGAGTTCTCGGCCCAGGCGCCGGAGGACTCGATCATCGCTGCCGACAGCGGGTCGTCAGCGAACTGGTACGCACGGCAGGTCAGGATGCGCGGCCGGATGCGTGGCTCGCTGTCCGGGACCCTGGCCAGCATGGGACCGGCCGTGCCCTACGCGATCGGCGCCAAGTTCGCCTGTCCGGACCGGCCGGCCATCGCCTTCGAGGGTGACGGCGCGATGCAGATGAACGGTCTCACCGAGCTGCTCACCGTGGCGCGCTACTGGAGGACGTGGCAGGACCCGCGCCTCGTGGTGGTGGTCCTGCACAACGGCGACCTCAACCAGGTGACCTGGGAGCTCAGGGCGATGGGCGGGACCCCCGAGTTCGTGGAGTCCCAGTCGCTGCCCGAGGTGTCGTACGCCGACTTCGCGGCCTCCATCGGCCTCGGCGCCCTCACGGTCACCGACCCCGAGGACCTCGCCCAGGCGTGGAGGACGGCTCTAACAGCCGACCGGCCGTACCTGATCGACGTGCACTGCGACGCCGACGTCCCGCCGATCCCGCCGCAGGCCGACCTGGAGCAGATGACGAACCTCGCCCGGGCGCTGATCAAGGGCGACGCCTCGCGGTGGGGCGTCATCAAGGAAGGGATCAGGACCAAGGCGCAGGAGCTGCTGCCGCACCACGACGAGGGCTGA
- a CDS encoding cytochrome P450, with translation MAEAGVFEQILDHSHRADPYPLYAELRRTPVARQPDGSYVVSTYRHVAALLHDPRLSSDLRSEEERAAPGQRPSMLRLDPPDHDRVRRLTMRHFGPPHTPARVDGMYDELAETVSRLVDDFAGREQVDVVDDFAYPFPVAVICKLLGVPREDEPRFSRWVDVLVGATDPNGELKDTNPAVVQAIIDFRGYLAGLVATHRKEPGEDLLSALATDAGPEGRLGDDELLGQAMLLLIAGHETTVNLIAHGVLTLLRHPDVLQRLREDPELSIRLVEELLRYEPSVQMIPWRRALADIELGGTTIPSGSVVTLVLAAGDRDPDAFRDPDRFDPDRQSEHLSFGGGPHFCFGAPLARLETQLALTEFARRVENPRLVADPPPYRPSPVLRGPLHLPVRLDGVAPAARRVARPAPEMVRQRTPAEEDVHARG, from the coding sequence ATGGCAGAGGCCGGCGTCTTCGAGCAGATCCTCGACCACTCCCACCGAGCCGATCCCTATCCGCTGTACGCCGAGCTCCGCAGGACGCCGGTCGCGCGGCAGCCGGACGGCTCGTACGTGGTCAGCACCTACCGGCACGTCGCCGCGCTGCTGCACGACCCGCGGCTGAGCTCGGACCTGCGTTCCGAGGAGGAACGGGCGGCGCCCGGCCAGAGACCGAGCATGCTGCGGCTGGACCCGCCGGACCACGACCGGGTGCGCAGGCTGACGATGCGGCACTTCGGTCCGCCGCACACACCGGCCCGGGTGGACGGCATGTACGACGAGCTCGCGGAGACGGTCAGCCGGCTGGTCGACGACTTCGCCGGGAGAGAACAGGTCGATGTCGTCGACGACTTCGCCTACCCGTTCCCGGTCGCGGTGATCTGCAAGCTGCTCGGGGTGCCGCGGGAGGACGAGCCCCGCTTCAGCCGGTGGGTGGACGTGCTGGTGGGGGCCACCGACCCGAACGGGGAGCTCAAGGACACGAACCCCGCCGTGGTCCAGGCCATCATCGACTTCCGTGGGTACCTCGCCGGCCTCGTCGCGACGCACCGCAAGGAGCCGGGGGAGGACCTGCTCTCCGCGCTGGCGACCGATGCCGGTCCCGAGGGACGGCTGGGCGACGACGAGCTGCTCGGGCAGGCCATGCTGCTGCTCATCGCCGGACACGAGACCACCGTCAACCTCATCGCCCACGGCGTGCTCACGCTGCTGCGTCACCCCGACGTGCTGCAGCGGCTGCGCGAGGACCCGGAGCTGAGCATCCGGCTGGTCGAGGAGCTGCTGCGCTACGAGCCCTCGGTGCAGATGATCCCGTGGCGCAGGGCCCTCGCCGACATCGAGCTGGGCGGCACGACGATCCCGAGCGGCTCGGTCGTCACCCTCGTGCTCGCCGCCGGCGACCGGGACCCGGACGCGTTCCGCGACCCCGACCGTTTCGACCCCGACCGGCAGTCCGAGCACCTCAGCTTCGGCGGCGGTCCGCACTTCTGCTTCGGCGCCCCGCTGGCCAGGCTGGAGACGCAGCTCGCGCTCACCGAGTTCGCGCGACGCGTCGAGAACCCGCGGCTGGTCGCCGACCCGCCGCCGTACCGGCCGTCCCCGGTCCTGCGCGGGCCGCTGCACCTCCCGGTGCGGCTGGACGGAGTCGCTCCTGCCGCTCGCCGGGTCGCCCGGCCCGCGCCGGAGATGGTCCGGCAGCGGACTCCGGCGGAGGAGGACGTCCACGCCCGGGGATGA
- a CDS encoding FAD-dependent oxidoreductase — translation MRVVVDLARCQGYGQCVFLAPEVFSMDGEEALFYDLGPDEAQRTKVLRAAAACPVQALQVEGKDVEPGRASHDEAREDRAADRGSDRVFLRSGRVVVVGASLAGLRGAEMLRAEGFEGSLTVIGDEPYEPYDRPPLSKQVLAGRIPADGTALPRLRDIAATWRLGTAATGLDMMAKRVLLADGQEVPFDRLLIATGVRARPWPDEDEAALEGVISVRTRDDGARLRELVAAGPRRVLIIGAGFAGSEAASVCRSLGLPVTVVEAGDAPLVGALGSVVGRIAAGLQREHGVDLRCGVTVTSLDGDPAGRLRRAHLSDGSVLDVDVAVAALGGIRNVEWLRGSGLAAGVWGVACDAGCRAFDVNGLVTDDVFVAGDVARAPHPLFGYEFLALEHWGNAVAEAEIAAHNMVHAETGRWPHLAVPEFWSSQFGVNIKSVGVPSLADEVVVTQGSVESRRFVAAYGFQGRIIGAVSFDHALWLDFYKDLIEEAAPFPPAFPMVGGDGMRATPAGFPAPSVPTHDATVVVTGHEPSERRAAYVRQRRDASPTPLRAFRQAQPRKPG, via the coding sequence ATGAGGGTTGTCGTCGACCTCGCACGATGCCAGGGGTACGGGCAGTGCGTCTTCCTCGCGCCGGAGGTCTTCTCGATGGACGGCGAGGAAGCGCTGTTCTACGACCTCGGACCTGACGAGGCCCAACGCACCAAGGTGCTGCGGGCCGCGGCGGCCTGCCCGGTCCAGGCCCTGCAGGTCGAGGGCAAGGACGTCGAGCCAGGTCGGGCGTCGCACGACGAGGCGCGCGAGGACCGTGCCGCCGACCGGGGGAGCGACCGGGTGTTCCTGCGGTCGGGGCGCGTGGTGGTCGTCGGCGCCTCGCTGGCCGGGTTGCGGGGGGCCGAGATGCTCCGAGCCGAGGGCTTCGAGGGCTCGCTGACCGTGATCGGGGACGAGCCCTACGAACCGTACGACCGGCCCCCGTTGTCCAAGCAGGTCCTGGCCGGACGCATCCCCGCGGACGGTACGGCGCTCCCGCGGCTGCGCGACATCGCGGCCACCTGGCGTCTCGGCACGGCGGCGACCGGACTGGACATGATGGCCAAGCGAGTGCTCCTCGCCGACGGGCAGGAGGTGCCGTTCGACCGCCTGCTCATCGCGACCGGCGTCCGCGCCCGGCCGTGGCCGGACGAGGACGAGGCAGCGCTCGAGGGCGTGATCTCGGTGCGGACCCGCGACGACGGGGCCCGGTTGCGGGAGCTCGTGGCGGCGGGACCCCGGCGGGTGCTGATCATCGGGGCCGGTTTCGCGGGCTCCGAGGCGGCGTCGGTGTGCCGCTCCCTCGGTCTGCCGGTGACCGTCGTGGAGGCCGGGGACGCGCCGCTGGTGGGCGCCCTGGGCAGCGTCGTCGGGCGGATCGCCGCGGGACTTCAGCGGGAGCACGGTGTCGACCTGCGGTGCGGGGTCACCGTCACCTCCCTGGACGGGGACCCCGCCGGGCGGCTCCGGCGCGCGCACCTCTCGGACGGCAGCGTGCTCGACGTCGACGTGGCCGTGGCTGCGCTCGGCGGGATCCGGAACGTCGAGTGGCTGCGCGGCTCCGGCCTCGCGGCCGGGGTCTGGGGAGTGGCCTGTGACGCGGGCTGCCGCGCCTTCGACGTCAACGGGCTGGTCACCGACGACGTGTTCGTCGCGGGCGACGTGGCGCGCGCCCCGCACCCGCTGTTCGGCTACGAGTTCCTGGCGCTCGAGCACTGGGGCAACGCGGTGGCCGAGGCCGAGATCGCGGCGCACAACATGGTGCACGCGGAGACCGGCCGGTGGCCGCACCTGGCCGTGCCGGAGTTCTGGTCGTCCCAGTTCGGCGTCAACATCAAGTCCGTCGGCGTCCCGAGCCTCGCCGACGAGGTCGTCGTCACGCAGGGGTCCGTGGAGTCCCGTCGCTTCGTCGCCGCGTACGGCTTCCAGGGCCGGATCATCGGAGCGGTCTCCTTCGACCACGCGCTCTGGCTGGACTTCTACAAGGACCTGATCGAGGAGGCCGCCCCGTTCCCACCGGCCTTCCCGATGGTCGGGGGGGACGGGATGCGAGCCACCCCGGCAGGCTTCCCGGCGCCGTCGGTCCCCACGCACGACGCCACGGTCGTGGTGACCGGCCACGAGCCTAGCGAGCGGCGGGCGGCGTACGTGCGACAGCGCCGCGACGCGAGTCCCACGCCCCTGCGGGCGTTCCGGCAGGCCCAGCCCAGGAAGCCGGGCTGA
- a CDS encoding DUF6325 family protein, with the protein MKILDLLFLTKGEDGQVDAFEATDFEDNPLGRLRTSEAELAMVLSEQDVLDLAETIEPGSSAAVLVWENLWAAPLGSAIRHAGGQLAASGRIPVQAVLAAAEADAQATDQATEKEGV; encoded by the coding sequence GTGAAGATCCTCGACCTGTTGTTCCTGACCAAGGGCGAGGACGGGCAGGTGGACGCCTTCGAGGCCACCGACTTTGAGGACAACCCGCTGGGTCGGCTGCGCACCAGCGAGGCCGAGCTGGCGATGGTGCTGAGCGAGCAGGACGTGCTCGACCTGGCCGAGACGATCGAGCCGGGCAGCTCCGCCGCGGTGCTCGTCTGGGAGAACCTGTGGGCCGCCCCGCTCGGCTCCGCCATACGCCACGCCGGCGGCCAGCTCGCCGCCAGTGGGCGGATCCCCGTGCAAGCCGTGCTGGCAGCGGCCGAGGCCGACGCCCAGGCGACCGATCAAGCCACCGAGAAAGAGGGAGTCTGA
- a CDS encoding alpha/beta fold hydrolase translates to MSMQRTSFTSPVDGLELAGYEWHVADARGVVQVAHGLAEHSARYDRFARALNEAGYTVRALDHRGHGASIVGTPGDFGAAGFEALIADVAAYGASVRDDLPLFLFAHSMGSFAAQSVLLTRSEQYAGVVLSGSTALDLLAAGMAEAEGPAGLEAFNAGFEHRTGYEWLSRDVAEVDRYVADPLCGFDLPDETVPALFGAAGTLADPDALAGIRSDLPLLLVSGSDDPLAGNGQLVEVLGQRYRDAGLVDVTVKVYDGARHEILNEINRDQVTADVVAWLGAHA, encoded by the coding sequence ATGAGCATGCAGCGCACCAGCTTCACCTCGCCCGTCGACGGCCTCGAGCTGGCCGGCTACGAGTGGCACGTCGCCGACGCACGCGGCGTGGTGCAGGTCGCCCACGGCCTCGCCGAGCACTCCGCCCGCTACGACCGGTTCGCCCGGGCCCTGAACGAGGCCGGCTACACGGTCCGCGCCCTCGACCACCGCGGGCACGGCGCCTCGATCGTGGGGACCCCCGGAGACTTCGGCGCCGCCGGGTTCGAGGCGCTGATCGCCGACGTGGCGGCGTACGGCGCGAGCGTGCGCGACGACCTGCCGCTGTTCCTCTTCGCCCACTCGATGGGCTCGTTTGCCGCCCAGTCGGTCCTCCTCACCCGTTCCGAGCAGTACGCCGGGGTGGTCCTCTCCGGCAGCACTGCGCTCGACCTGCTGGCAGCCGGCATGGCCGAGGCCGAGGGACCAGCCGGGCTCGAGGCCTTCAACGCGGGATTCGAGCACCGCACCGGCTACGAGTGGCTCTCGCGCGACGTGGCCGAGGTCGACCGCTACGTCGCCGACCCGCTGTGCGGCTTCGACCTGCCGGACGAGACGGTGCCGGCGCTCTTCGGTGCCGCGGGGACGCTCGCAGACCCCGACGCGCTCGCCGGCATCCGGTCCGACCTGCCACTGCTGCTCGTCTCCGGCTCCGACGACCCGCTGGCCGGCAACGGGCAGCTCGTGGAGGTGCTCGGTCAGCGCTACCGCGACGCCGGACTGGTCGACGTGACGGTGAAGGTGTACGACGGCGCCCGCCACGAGATCCTCAACGAGATCAACCGCGACCAGGTCACCGCCGACGTCGTCGCCTGGCTGGGCGCCCACGCGTGA